From a single Paenibacillus phoenicis genomic region:
- a CDS encoding universal stress protein — translation MLFHKILAAYDGSKAANKALDKAIELCKTTPEAKLEVLHVYDFPRFYVAEGFVPVPASMNKDFYELAERTVEEAKKRVVAAGLEPKVEMVQGAPAETILEYAQKSGADLIVIGSRGLGGIREFVLGSVSHNVVQHARIPVLVVK, via the coding sequence ATGCTATTCCATAAGATTTTAGCCGCGTACGACGGTTCGAAAGCAGCAAACAAAGCGCTGGACAAAGCCATTGAGTTGTGCAAAACGACGCCCGAAGCCAAGCTGGAGGTCCTGCATGTGTACGACTTCCCGCGTTTTTACGTGGCCGAGGGCTTTGTGCCGGTACCTGCTTCCATGAACAAGGATTTCTATGAGCTCGCAGAGAGAACGGTAGAGGAAGCGAAGAAACGCGTTGTGGCCGCAGGTCTGGAGCCTAAAGTCGAAATGGTTCAAGGGGCTCCGGCAGAGACGATTCTGGAGTACGCTCAGAAGAGCGGGGCGGATCTGATCGTCATTGGCAGCCGCGGACTGGGCGGCATCCGCGAATTCGTGCTTGGCAGCGTCAGCCATAACGTCGTCCAGCATGCCCGGATCCCGGTGCTCGTCGTGAAATAA
- a CDS encoding DUF1294 domain-containing protein, translated as MRTGLLVWFLFINAVAYLVMSDDKRRARQRRERIPERTLFLLAALGGALGVLVAMNTKRHKTKHFSFRVGIPLLLLFNAVLYGYFMI; from the coding sequence ATGAGGACGGGGTTACTCGTATGGTTTCTATTTATCAATGCGGTCGCCTATCTGGTGATGTCCGATGACAAGAGGCGGGCGAGGCAGAGACGTGAACGGATCCCGGAGCGAACGCTGTTTCTGCTTGCTGCACTGGGCGGAGCGCTGGGTGTACTGGTTGCCATGAATACCAAACGCCATAAAACGAAGCACTTCAGCTTCCGGGTGGGCATTCCGCTGCTGCTTCTTTTCAACGCCGTACTTTATGGGTATTTTATGATATAA